A genome region from Acipenser ruthenus chromosome 29, fAciRut3.2 maternal haplotype, whole genome shotgun sequence includes the following:
- the LOC117429336 gene encoding calcium-independent phospholipase A2-gamma-like isoform X3: MTARIEELNRHLTRHPECRAVAWQEKVLVLLLRQRRCHSDDQELQGAIREALALIGYADPVKGQGIRVLSIDGGGTRGLVALQVLKQLEEESGKPVHQMFDYVCGVSTGAVLAFTLGLGQISVGECEEMYRRFGSDVFRQNPLVGTVKMGWSHAYYNSATWEGILREKMGSEMLIKTARTPSCPKVAAVSAVVNWGTSPKPFIFRNYTHAPGSVSRYAGGTGHRLWQAVRASSAAPGYFQEFRLHNDIHQDGGLLLNNPCALAVHECRLLWPGSPFQCVVSLGTGRYDSGKKSAATSTSLRSKISNVISSATDTEGVHTLLDDLLPVDVYFRFNPLISAYVPLDESRAECLDQLRDDTELYLQRNRPKLQRLSGILRAERGALRTAGDWLRESTWLLRHRWS, translated from the exons ATGACAGCCAGAATCGAGGAACTGAACCGCCACCTGACCCGCCACCCAGAGTGCCGAGCGGTGGCATGGCAG GAGAAGGTGTTGGTCCTCCTGCTGCGCCAAAGACGTTGCCATAGTGACGACCAAGAGCTCCAGGGAGCAATCAGGGAGGCCCTGGCTCTGATTGGCTATGCAGACCCGGTCAAAGGTCAAGGGATAAGAGTTCTTTCCATCGACGGAGGTGGTACAAG AGGGCTAGTGGCTCTGCAGGTGCTGAAACAGCTGGAGGAGGAGAGTGGCAAGCCAGTCCACCAGATGTTTGATTATGTGTGTGGCGTGAGCACAG GAGCAGTGCTGGCCTTCACGCTGGGTCTGGGTCAGATCTCGGTGGGGGAGTGTGAGGAGATGTACCGCCGCTTCGGCTCCGACGTGTTTCGGCAGAACCCGCTGGTGGGAACGGTCAAGATGGGCTGGAGTCACGCCTACTACAACTCTGCCACCTGGGAGGGCATCCTGAG GGAGAAGATGGGGAGTGAGATGCTTATTAAAACAGCCAGGACACCCTCCTGTCCCAAG GTGGCAGCAGTCAGTGCAGTGGTGAACTGGGGGACGAGCCCCAAGCCCTTCATCTTTCGGAACTACACCCACGCACCGGGCAGTGTGAGCCGCTATGCAGGCGGGACAGGGCACCGGCTGTGGCAGGCTGTCAGGGCATCCTCGGCAGCACCTGGGTACTTCCAGGAGTTCAGACTTCACAACGACATACACCAG GACGGAGGGCTGCTGCTCAATAACCCCTGTGCGCTGGCTGTCCACGAGTGCCGGCTGCTCTGGCCGGGATCGCCTTTCCAGTGCGTGGTGTCGCTAGGCACCGGTCGCTATGACAGCGGCAAGAAGAGCGCGGCAACATCGACCAGCCTGCGATCCAAGATCAGCAACGTGATCAGCAGTGCCACAGACACTGAGG GGGTCCACACTCTCCTGGATGATCTCCTGCCTGTCGACGTGTATTTCCGTTTCAACCCCTTGATCAGCGCATACGTCCCCCTGGACGAGAGCCGGGCGGAGTGCCTGGACCAGCTCCGAGACGACACCGAGCTGTACCTGCAACGCAACCGTCCCAAACTGCAGCGGCTGTCCGGTATCCTGCGAGCGGAGCGGGGCGCCCTGCGGACAGCGGGGGACTGGCTGCGGGAGAGCACCTGGCTGCTGAGGCACCGCTGGAGCTAG
- the LOC117429336 gene encoding calcium-independent phospholipase A2-gamma-like isoform X1, whose amino-acid sequence MSLYLNTYLYLTLLGGRTARLYHRIRYLLTVFRVTAHRLPSSGINCAVGRIPPRSRGSVLQLGGSSGIDSQSVIGSSSGIFISGLRSGNVRMDGNHSGLGLFKPGPGSVMASLSSLRLSAKAYSSSNSSRNSSKGEAPIGVCQEDKASFQLSNLGASFGESFQHLSQHINVYFGGKRLEGEGSHKTADGRVIEIWEVRDQEPHLRMARGTQHYSGYRKGRLVKEEHGPLQVDSEAENQIPSKVQLFHISGLATKFGESYSYVASHINTLFSRGQSRGEQPPESDFSRVAGRSWRGARQRKHAGSESRIGRNTAETQPHGSVQSSGQDPVAGVDPLQDSEYRDSYYQYLAQYINQYFGSNEPAIKPIESARSIDVNHVETGNTAKPNVSAPVNLKREAVCKTAEQKSIQDHKAPASVPKTPGLFHISSLATSFGASYSQMANHVNCYFKGEGVWEEETEEEEGECTEEVLYESTAPPQVKKRTFLQYLTQPTGTVQDLLGSYLGMRPRSQVAQPSSGVTASGDGINRRVFGKRQAEVATRVLIQKIHTASGSHSMTARIEELNRHLTRHPECRAVAWQEKVLVLLLRQRRCHSDDQELQGAIREALALIGYADPVKGQGIRVLSIDGGGTRGLVALQVLKQLEEESGKPVHQMFDYVCGVSTGAVLAFTLGLGQISVGECEEMYRRFGSDVFRQNPLVGTVKMGWSHAYYNSATWEGILREKMGSEMLIKTARTPSCPKVAAVSAVVNWGTSPKPFIFRNYTHAPGSVSRYAGGTGHRLWQAVRASSAAPGYFQEFRLHNDIHQDGGLLLNNPCALAVHECRLLWPGSPFQCVVSLGTGRYDSGKKSAATSTSLRSKISNVISSATDTEGVHTLLDDLLPVDVYFRFNPLISAYVPLDESRAECLDQLRDDTELYLQRNRPKLQRLSGILRAERGALRTAGDWLRESTWLLRHRWS is encoded by the exons ATGAGCCTCTACCTTAACACCTACCTCTACCTGACTCTGCTGGGGGGGAGGACAGCGAGGCTCTACCACAGGATCAGGTACCTCTTGACTGTCTTCAGGGTTACAGCCCATAGACTCCCCTCTTCAGGAATTAACTGTGCTGTCGGAAGAATCCCTCCCAGATCCCGTGGCTCAGTGCTCCAGCTTGGGGGCTCATCCGGGATAGATTCACAGTCCGTTATTGGTTCTAGTTCCGGCATCTTTATTTCAGGATTGCGCTCAGGAAATGTTAGAATGGACGGTAACCACTCTGGCCTTGGTTTGTTCAAGCCAGGTCCTGGGTCTGTCATGGCAAGCCTGAGTAGTCTTCGTCTTAGTGCCAAAGCATACTCCTCATCCAATAGCAGTAGAAATAGCAGCAAAGGGGAGGCACCGATTGGTGTCTGCCAAGAAGACAAAGCATCTTTCCAGTTGAGCAACCTAGGGGCCAGCTTTGGGGAGTCCTTCCAGCACCTATCCCAACACATCAATGTCTACTTTGGGGGTAAGAGactggagggagaggggagtcaTAAAACTGCAGATGGGCGAGTGATAGAGATTTGGGAGGTCAGGGACCAGGAGCCACATTTGAGGATGGCAAGAGGTACCCAACACTACTCTGGCTACAGGAAAGGGAGGCTTGTTAAGGAGGAGCATGGGCCTTTGCAAGTTGATTCGGAGGCAGAGAACCAGATACCATCTAAAGTGCAGCTTTTTCACATCAGTGGCCTTGCTACCAAGTTTGGTGAGAGTTACAGCTATGTGGCCAGCCACATCAACACCCTTTTCTCTCGAGGCCAGTCCCGAGGAGAACAGCCTCCTGAGTCTGATTTCAGCAGGGTGGCAGGGAGAAGCTGGAGGGGAGCAAGACAGAGGAAACACGCTGGATCTGAGAGCAGGATTGGAAGGAATACCGCTGAAACACAACCACATGGGTCTGTCCAATCTAGTGGGCAGGATCCTGTTGCAGGAGTAGACCCACTCCAAGACTCAGAATACAGAGATAGTTATTATCAGTACTTGGCCCAGTATATAAACCAGTACTTTGGTTCCAATGAACCTGCCATAAAACCAATAGAGTCTGCAAGATCTATTGACGTGAACCATGTGGAGACTGGGAACACTGCCAAACCAAATGTCTCTGCTCCGGTAAATCTAAAAAGAGAGGCTGTCTGCAAAACTGCAGAACAAAAGTCCATCCAAGATCACAAAGCTCCGGCCTCCGTACCCAAAACTCCAGGTCTCTTTCACATCAGTAGCCTAGCAACCAGTTTCGGGGCGAGCTACTCACAAATGGCCAATCACGTCAACTGTTATTTCAAAGGTGAAGGAGTCTGGGAGGAGGAGACAGAGGAAGAGGAAGGAGAGTGCACCGAGGAGGTCCTGTATGAAAGCACAGCACCCCCGCAGGTGAAGAAGCGCACCTTTCTCCAGTACCTCACTCAGCCCACTGGCACTGTGCAGGATCTGCTGGGGAGTTATCTTGGAATGAGACCAAGAAGCCAAGTGGCTCAGCCAAGCTCTGGGGTAACAGCGTCAGGAGATGGGATAAATAGAAGG GTGTTTGGTAAGAGGCAGGCTGAGGTTGCAACCCGGGTTCTGATCCAGAAGATCCATACTGCCTCCGGGTCACACTCCATGACAGCCAGAATCGAGGAACTGAACCGCCACCTGACCCGCCACCCAGAGTGCCGAGCGGTGGCATGGCAG GAGAAGGTGTTGGTCCTCCTGCTGCGCCAAAGACGTTGCCATAGTGACGACCAAGAGCTCCAGGGAGCAATCAGGGAGGCCCTGGCTCTGATTGGCTATGCAGACCCGGTCAAAGGTCAAGGGATAAGAGTTCTTTCCATCGACGGAGGTGGTACAAG AGGGCTAGTGGCTCTGCAGGTGCTGAAACAGCTGGAGGAGGAGAGTGGCAAGCCAGTCCACCAGATGTTTGATTATGTGTGTGGCGTGAGCACAG GAGCAGTGCTGGCCTTCACGCTGGGTCTGGGTCAGATCTCGGTGGGGGAGTGTGAGGAGATGTACCGCCGCTTCGGCTCCGACGTGTTTCGGCAGAACCCGCTGGTGGGAACGGTCAAGATGGGCTGGAGTCACGCCTACTACAACTCTGCCACCTGGGAGGGCATCCTGAG GGAGAAGATGGGGAGTGAGATGCTTATTAAAACAGCCAGGACACCCTCCTGTCCCAAG GTGGCAGCAGTCAGTGCAGTGGTGAACTGGGGGACGAGCCCCAAGCCCTTCATCTTTCGGAACTACACCCACGCACCGGGCAGTGTGAGCCGCTATGCAGGCGGGACAGGGCACCGGCTGTGGCAGGCTGTCAGGGCATCCTCGGCAGCACCTGGGTACTTCCAGGAGTTCAGACTTCACAACGACATACACCAG GACGGAGGGCTGCTGCTCAATAACCCCTGTGCGCTGGCTGTCCACGAGTGCCGGCTGCTCTGGCCGGGATCGCCTTTCCAGTGCGTGGTGTCGCTAGGCACCGGTCGCTATGACAGCGGCAAGAAGAGCGCGGCAACATCGACCAGCCTGCGATCCAAGATCAGCAACGTGATCAGCAGTGCCACAGACACTGAGG GGGTCCACACTCTCCTGGATGATCTCCTGCCTGTCGACGTGTATTTCCGTTTCAACCCCTTGATCAGCGCATACGTCCCCCTGGACGAGAGCCGGGCGGAGTGCCTGGACCAGCTCCGAGACGACACCGAGCTGTACCTGCAACGCAACCGTCCCAAACTGCAGCGGCTGTCCGGTATCCTGCGAGCGGAGCGGGGCGCCCTGCGGACAGCGGGGGACTGGCTGCGGGAGAGCACCTGGCTGCTGAGGCACCGCTGGAGCTAG
- the LOC117429336 gene encoding calcium-independent phospholipase A2-gamma-like isoform X2 gives MSLYLNTYLYLTLLGGRTARLYHRIRYLLTVFRVTAHRLPSSGINCAVGRIPPRSRGSVLQLGGSSGIDSQSVIGSSSGIFISGLRSGNVRMDGNHSGLGLFKPGPGSVMASLSSLRLSAKAYSSSNSSRNSSKGEAPIGVCQEDKASFQLSNLGASFGESFQHLSQHINVYFGGKRLEGEGSHKTADGRVIEIWEVRDQEPHLRMARGTQHYSGYRKGRLVKEEHGPLQVDSEAENQIPSKVQLFHISGLATKFGESYSYVASHINTLFSRGQSRGEQPPESDFSRVAGRSWRGARQRKHAGSESRIGRNTAETQPHGSVQSSGQDPVAGVDPLQDSEYRDSYYQYLAQYINQYFGSNEPAIKPIESARSIDVNHVETGNTAKPNVSAPVNLKREAVCKTAEQKSIQDHKAPASVPKTPGLFHISSLATSFGASYSQMANHVNCYFKGEGVWEEETEEEEGECTEEVLYESTAPPQVFGKRQAEVATRVLIQKIHTASGSHSMTARIEELNRHLTRHPECRAVAWQEKVLVLLLRQRRCHSDDQELQGAIREALALIGYADPVKGQGIRVLSIDGGGTRGLVALQVLKQLEEESGKPVHQMFDYVCGVSTGAVLAFTLGLGQISVGECEEMYRRFGSDVFRQNPLVGTVKMGWSHAYYNSATWEGILREKMGSEMLIKTARTPSCPKVAAVSAVVNWGTSPKPFIFRNYTHAPGSVSRYAGGTGHRLWQAVRASSAAPGYFQEFRLHNDIHQDGGLLLNNPCALAVHECRLLWPGSPFQCVVSLGTGRYDSGKKSAATSTSLRSKISNVISSATDTEGVHTLLDDLLPVDVYFRFNPLISAYVPLDESRAECLDQLRDDTELYLQRNRPKLQRLSGILRAERGALRTAGDWLRESTWLLRHRWS, from the exons ATGAGCCTCTACCTTAACACCTACCTCTACCTGACTCTGCTGGGGGGGAGGACAGCGAGGCTCTACCACAGGATCAGGTACCTCTTGACTGTCTTCAGGGTTACAGCCCATAGACTCCCCTCTTCAGGAATTAACTGTGCTGTCGGAAGAATCCCTCCCAGATCCCGTGGCTCAGTGCTCCAGCTTGGGGGCTCATCCGGGATAGATTCACAGTCCGTTATTGGTTCTAGTTCCGGCATCTTTATTTCAGGATTGCGCTCAGGAAATGTTAGAATGGACGGTAACCACTCTGGCCTTGGTTTGTTCAAGCCAGGTCCTGGGTCTGTCATGGCAAGCCTGAGTAGTCTTCGTCTTAGTGCCAAAGCATACTCCTCATCCAATAGCAGTAGAAATAGCAGCAAAGGGGAGGCACCGATTGGTGTCTGCCAAGAAGACAAAGCATCTTTCCAGTTGAGCAACCTAGGGGCCAGCTTTGGGGAGTCCTTCCAGCACCTATCCCAACACATCAATGTCTACTTTGGGGGTAAGAGactggagggagaggggagtcaTAAAACTGCAGATGGGCGAGTGATAGAGATTTGGGAGGTCAGGGACCAGGAGCCACATTTGAGGATGGCAAGAGGTACCCAACACTACTCTGGCTACAGGAAAGGGAGGCTTGTTAAGGAGGAGCATGGGCCTTTGCAAGTTGATTCGGAGGCAGAGAACCAGATACCATCTAAAGTGCAGCTTTTTCACATCAGTGGCCTTGCTACCAAGTTTGGTGAGAGTTACAGCTATGTGGCCAGCCACATCAACACCCTTTTCTCTCGAGGCCAGTCCCGAGGAGAACAGCCTCCTGAGTCTGATTTCAGCAGGGTGGCAGGGAGAAGCTGGAGGGGAGCAAGACAGAGGAAACACGCTGGATCTGAGAGCAGGATTGGAAGGAATACCGCTGAAACACAACCACATGGGTCTGTCCAATCTAGTGGGCAGGATCCTGTTGCAGGAGTAGACCCACTCCAAGACTCAGAATACAGAGATAGTTATTATCAGTACTTGGCCCAGTATATAAACCAGTACTTTGGTTCCAATGAACCTGCCATAAAACCAATAGAGTCTGCAAGATCTATTGACGTGAACCATGTGGAGACTGGGAACACTGCCAAACCAAATGTCTCTGCTCCGGTAAATCTAAAAAGAGAGGCTGTCTGCAAAACTGCAGAACAAAAGTCCATCCAAGATCACAAAGCTCCGGCCTCCGTACCCAAAACTCCAGGTCTCTTTCACATCAGTAGCCTAGCAACCAGTTTCGGGGCGAGCTACTCACAAATGGCCAATCACGTCAACTGTTATTTCAAAGGTGAAGGAGTCTGGGAGGAGGAGACAGAGGAAGAGGAAGGAGAGTGCACCGAGGAGGTCCTGTATGAAAGCACAGCACCCCCGCAG GTGTTTGGTAAGAGGCAGGCTGAGGTTGCAACCCGGGTTCTGATCCAGAAGATCCATACTGCCTCCGGGTCACACTCCATGACAGCCAGAATCGAGGAACTGAACCGCCACCTGACCCGCCACCCAGAGTGCCGAGCGGTGGCATGGCAG GAGAAGGTGTTGGTCCTCCTGCTGCGCCAAAGACGTTGCCATAGTGACGACCAAGAGCTCCAGGGAGCAATCAGGGAGGCCCTGGCTCTGATTGGCTATGCAGACCCGGTCAAAGGTCAAGGGATAAGAGTTCTTTCCATCGACGGAGGTGGTACAAG AGGGCTAGTGGCTCTGCAGGTGCTGAAACAGCTGGAGGAGGAGAGTGGCAAGCCAGTCCACCAGATGTTTGATTATGTGTGTGGCGTGAGCACAG GAGCAGTGCTGGCCTTCACGCTGGGTCTGGGTCAGATCTCGGTGGGGGAGTGTGAGGAGATGTACCGCCGCTTCGGCTCCGACGTGTTTCGGCAGAACCCGCTGGTGGGAACGGTCAAGATGGGCTGGAGTCACGCCTACTACAACTCTGCCACCTGGGAGGGCATCCTGAG GGAGAAGATGGGGAGTGAGATGCTTATTAAAACAGCCAGGACACCCTCCTGTCCCAAG GTGGCAGCAGTCAGTGCAGTGGTGAACTGGGGGACGAGCCCCAAGCCCTTCATCTTTCGGAACTACACCCACGCACCGGGCAGTGTGAGCCGCTATGCAGGCGGGACAGGGCACCGGCTGTGGCAGGCTGTCAGGGCATCCTCGGCAGCACCTGGGTACTTCCAGGAGTTCAGACTTCACAACGACATACACCAG GACGGAGGGCTGCTGCTCAATAACCCCTGTGCGCTGGCTGTCCACGAGTGCCGGCTGCTCTGGCCGGGATCGCCTTTCCAGTGCGTGGTGTCGCTAGGCACCGGTCGCTATGACAGCGGCAAGAAGAGCGCGGCAACATCGACCAGCCTGCGATCCAAGATCAGCAACGTGATCAGCAGTGCCACAGACACTGAGG GGGTCCACACTCTCCTGGATGATCTCCTGCCTGTCGACGTGTATTTCCGTTTCAACCCCTTGATCAGCGCATACGTCCCCCTGGACGAGAGCCGGGCGGAGTGCCTGGACCAGCTCCGAGACGACACCGAGCTGTACCTGCAACGCAACCGTCCCAAACTGCAGCGGCTGTCCGGTATCCTGCGAGCGGAGCGGGGCGCCCTGCGGACAGCGGGGGACTGGCTGCGGGAGAGCACCTGGCTGCTGAGGCACCGCTGGAGCTAG